The following are from one region of the Rhodopirellula sp. P2 genome:
- a CDS encoding UbiD family decarboxylase — protein MKHRSTRDVVEDLRAGGRLITVDDEVDPNLEMAEIQRRVYLRGGPAILFTNVRGCKFPMASNLFASLDQARYLFRDTLERVRRLIEVKLDPSALPKSPLRYAGVPMTALTMLPRFTRRGAVQANQCRLSELPGLKSWPMDGGSFVTLPQVLSADPAAPENLMRVNLGMYRVQLAGNEYDPETEVGLHYQIHRGIGVHHRAAMDRNESLPVAVTVGGSPAMSLAAVMPLPEGLTELTFAGALSGRRVRMIRGSHAPVYADADFAIVGRVDPGATMPEGPFGDHLGYYSLEHPFPFMKVDHVWHRKDAIWPFTVVGRPPQEDTTFGQLIHELTDPIIPTVIPGVKAVHAVDAAGVHPLLLAIGSERYMPYLKAKEPQELLTQANAILGNGQLSLAKYLWITDDPDDSLKIHDIGAFMQHILRRVDWRRDLHFQTKTTIDTLDYSGTGMNQGSKVVVAATGQPIRELATEIPSGLSLPDGMSDPKLVMPGVIAVSAKEFTGDSSKADVHGLAECLAGQADLSGVPLITLCDDSEFAAARLNNWLWLTFTRSNPAVDVDGVDVQVVDKHWGCRGPLIIDARVKPHHAPPLVEAPQVTAKVDARATRGDGLAKYL, from the coding sequence TTGAAACATCGAAGCACCCGAGACGTCGTGGAGGATCTGCGCGCCGGAGGTCGGCTGATCACGGTCGATGACGAAGTCGATCCAAATTTGGAAATGGCGGAGATCCAGCGCCGCGTTTACTTGCGAGGCGGACCTGCGATCCTGTTCACCAACGTTCGTGGATGCAAGTTCCCGATGGCGTCGAACCTGTTTGCGTCGCTGGATCAAGCCCGCTATCTCTTTCGTGACACGCTGGAACGCGTGCGTCGATTGATCGAGGTCAAACTGGATCCATCCGCCCTGCCCAAGAGCCCGCTGCGATACGCCGGCGTGCCGATGACGGCGCTGACGATGCTGCCGCGGTTCACTCGCCGAGGGGCTGTGCAAGCGAACCAGTGTCGGCTCAGTGAATTGCCGGGACTGAAGTCCTGGCCGATGGACGGCGGTTCCTTTGTGACGTTGCCGCAAGTCCTTTCGGCAGACCCGGCGGCGCCCGAGAATCTGATGCGAGTCAACTTGGGGATGTACCGGGTGCAACTCGCAGGCAACGAATACGATCCCGAGACCGAAGTCGGACTGCATTACCAAATTCACCGCGGCATCGGAGTGCATCATCGCGCCGCGATGGATCGCAACGAATCCTTGCCAGTGGCGGTCACCGTCGGTGGTTCTCCGGCGATGAGTTTGGCGGCCGTGATGCCGCTTCCCGAAGGCTTGACCGAGTTGACCTTCGCGGGGGCTCTCTCCGGGCGACGAGTTCGCATGATTCGAGGTTCGCACGCACCGGTTTACGCGGACGCTGACTTCGCGATTGTGGGACGCGTGGATCCCGGCGCGACCATGCCGGAGGGCCCGTTCGGGGATCACTTGGGGTACTACTCACTGGAACACCCGTTCCCGTTCATGAAAGTCGATCACGTTTGGCACCGCAAGGATGCGATCTGGCCGTTCACGGTTGTCGGCCGGCCTCCGCAAGAAGACACGACGTTTGGTCAATTGATCCATGAGCTGACCGATCCAATCATCCCGACGGTCATCCCGGGTGTGAAAGCGGTTCACGCGGTCGATGCGGCGGGCGTCCACCCGTTGCTGCTGGCGATCGGCAGCGAACGCTACATGCCGTACTTGAAGGCCAAAGAGCCGCAGGAGTTGCTGACTCAGGCCAACGCCATTCTAGGCAACGGGCAATTGTCGTTGGCGAAGTACCTGTGGATCACGGACGACCCGGACGACTCGCTCAAGATTCACGACATTGGTGCGTTCATGCAGCACATCCTTCGCCGAGTCGATTGGCGTCGCGATTTGCACTTTCAAACCAAGACCACGATCGACACGCTCGACTACAGCGGCACGGGGATGAATCAGGGTTCGAAAGTGGTCGTCGCCGCAACGGGGCAACCAATTCGTGAACTTGCAACGGAGATCCCCTCGGGCCTGTCCTTGCCCGATGGGATGTCGGATCCGAAGTTGGTCATGCCCGGTGTGATCGCCGTTTCCGCCAAGGAATTCACTGGCGATTCATCGAAGGCGGACGTCCACGGTTTGGCCGAGTGTCTGGCAGGCCAAGCCGACCTATCCGGAGTGCCGCTGATCACGCTGTGTGATGATTCCGAATTCGCAGCCGCGAGATTGAACAATTGGTTGTGGCTGACGTTCACTCGCAGCAACCCGGCGGTGGATGTCGACGGGGTTGATGTCCAGGTCGTGGACAAGCACTGGGGATGTCGAGGGCCACTGATCATCGATGCACGCGTCAAGCCACACCATGCACCGCCACTGGTGGAAGCCCCACAGGTCACGGCCAAGGTCGACGCACGAGCGACTCGTGGCGATGGGCTGGCCAAGTACCTGTGA
- a CDS encoding BBP7 family outer membrane beta-barrel protein: MNSLIWRRLPRLAKHCVVLVACLACSPLAAQVRVKKPDRDTYQAPVRGGGSAMTSDWELYPDASSELSRIQIDEVVYDDVEASADAGGNGLQVLEEPSGLKLRTLGATTGSNAQSASAQIVRPVSAMSIDRDANAGGASMRPARVIRKTSGTVTVMEHPTFSGETIIGSGTPMALHGPGCGLEGPGCGVEGCGCGFDVSCGLEGPGCGLESYGCDSCGYGGCDGLCGSGGAICVDPNRWFGSAELMIMFRKGDRLPPLVTTDTSPNTGSLDTGTVLAGNDSVLKDAAAGGRLTLGLWLDRHQCRSLVFRGWVAGDENYSFGADQRNFDVLAIPFFNVATDAEDSNVVVFPNAPADPAINGRFGAVGVNAYSELHGGDISVRQFWRGGLGTTFDVLYGYQYMRLSEGLNIASSSTLTEGADAGNYISIRDSFEATSEFHGAQFGLAGRYREGCWSFNWLAKAAFGNVRRTADRQGSTTVGPPDTPQDGGLFVDADTNEGTFTSDTFGWVPELDVNLGWHRFDHFDVTVGYHLMAMTDAIQVSGIFDRNINDPNNVLPSPAMRDSTFYVQGIHFGLSYTH, encoded by the coding sequence ATGAACTCTTTGATCTGGCGCCGACTTCCCCGGTTAGCGAAACACTGTGTGGTCCTCGTGGCTTGCCTGGCATGCTCACCATTGGCAGCACAGGTCCGAGTCAAGAAACCGGACCGCGATACCTATCAAGCACCCGTCCGTGGCGGTGGCTCGGCAATGACCAGCGATTGGGAATTGTATCCCGACGCCAGTTCGGAGCTCAGTCGCATTCAGATCGACGAAGTTGTCTATGACGACGTGGAAGCGTCCGCGGACGCCGGTGGCAACGGTTTGCAGGTTCTAGAAGAACCCAGCGGACTGAAGTTGCGAACGCTCGGCGCAACAACCGGCTCGAACGCTCAGTCTGCCAGCGCCCAAATCGTCCGGCCTGTTTCGGCCATGTCGATTGATCGCGATGCGAACGCTGGCGGTGCTTCGATGCGACCGGCTCGCGTCATCCGCAAAACATCTGGCACGGTCACCGTGATGGAACACCCCACGTTCTCGGGTGAAACGATCATCGGATCGGGCACACCCATGGCGTTGCACGGTCCCGGTTGTGGTCTGGAAGGCCCGGGGTGTGGAGTGGAAGGTTGCGGTTGTGGTTTCGATGTCAGCTGTGGGCTGGAGGGCCCAGGTTGTGGGCTGGAATCGTATGGCTGCGACAGTTGTGGCTATGGAGGCTGCGATGGCCTGTGCGGGTCTGGTGGAGCGATTTGTGTCGATCCGAATCGTTGGTTTGGTTCGGCTGAGTTGATGATCATGTTCCGCAAAGGCGATCGATTGCCGCCGTTGGTGACAACTGACACTTCGCCGAACACAGGATCGCTTGATACCGGAACGGTTTTGGCCGGGAATGATTCTGTGTTGAAAGACGCCGCGGCAGGCGGACGTTTGACACTCGGTCTGTGGTTGGACCGCCATCAATGCCGCAGTCTGGTCTTCCGGGGCTGGGTCGCTGGTGATGAAAACTACAGCTTTGGTGCTGACCAACGAAACTTTGACGTGCTCGCGATTCCGTTTTTCAACGTCGCAACCGACGCGGAAGATTCCAATGTGGTCGTGTTCCCAAATGCTCCGGCCGATCCTGCGATCAACGGTCGCTTTGGTGCGGTCGGCGTCAATGCCTACAGCGAACTGCACGGTGGTGACATCTCGGTGCGTCAGTTCTGGCGAGGAGGTTTGGGAACCACGTTCGACGTGCTCTACGGTTACCAATACATGCGGTTGTCGGAAGGTTTGAACATCGCGTCCAGCTCAACGCTGACCGAGGGAGCCGACGCGGGCAACTACATTTCGATTCGCGATTCCTTTGAAGCGACCAGCGAATTCCACGGAGCCCAATTTGGTTTGGCCGGTCGCTACCGCGAAGGTTGCTGGAGCTTCAATTGGTTGGCCAAGGCGGCGTTTGGAAACGTTCGACGCACGGCGGATCGGCAAGGCAGTACAACGGTCGGTCCTCCCGACACCCCACAAGATGGTGGGTTGTTTGTCGACGCGGATACCAACGAAGGCACCTTCACCAGCGACACGTTTGGTTGGGTTCCCGAATTGGACGTCAACTTGGGCTGGCACCGATTCGACCACTTTGACGTCACGGTCGGTTATCACTTGATGGCCATGACGGACGCCATTCAGGTCTCTGGGATCTTCGACCGAAACATCAACGACCCCAACAATGTCTTGCCGTCGCCGGCGATGCGAGACAGCACGTTCTACGTGCAGGGCATCCACTTCGGGCTGAGTTACACCCACTGA
- a CDS encoding linear amide C-N hydrolase has protein sequence MCSRRNSRPARLFRSLAGKGAISTLAWMGFWAVTAAQPAVACTVMRLNIHGQLVIARNHDWPFGEALVITNLRGIEKTSLAPIKPATWTSKYGSVSFCQFGREIPFAGMNEKGLTVDLLHLPQATFPDPVSVEADPELTAVNAIQWVQYQLDTAATVAEVVDSLSTIVPIPMLPVVETVHYFVTDAGGDVAVVEFINGKAVVRHGEDYCLEDGNPKTQTCVLANSSWEDSQTNQVNNTSLLRYGRGVRLVEMANDLDDQQPPIDYAHRCLQMVAQGHLTQWNLVYLPEERRIHFRTQTSPQQRWIDLDDLSFESDQPPQAIDIDQDIRGDVTPHMNDVTHADNERIVNHAFDHFVPAGLPSLMIKQLLLDYPSKLRGPQTAP, from the coding sequence ATGTGCTCACGTCGAAACAGTCGTCCCGCTCGCTTGTTTCGATCGCTCGCCGGCAAGGGGGCGATTTCAACGCTCGCATGGATGGGGTTCTGGGCGGTCACCGCGGCCCAGCCCGCCGTCGCTTGCACCGTCATGCGACTGAACATACACGGGCAGTTGGTCATCGCACGCAATCACGACTGGCCGTTTGGCGAAGCGCTGGTGATCACCAATCTTCGCGGCATTGAGAAAACATCGCTGGCGCCGATCAAACCCGCGACTTGGACCTCCAAGTACGGCAGCGTTTCGTTCTGCCAATTCGGCCGAGAAATTCCGTTTGCCGGAATGAACGAAAAAGGGCTGACCGTGGACTTGTTGCATTTGCCTCAAGCCACCTTTCCAGATCCCGTGAGCGTCGAGGCAGATCCCGAACTCACCGCGGTCAACGCGATTCAGTGGGTCCAGTATCAACTCGACACCGCCGCAACCGTCGCGGAAGTGGTCGACAGCCTTTCCACCATCGTGCCCATTCCAATGCTTCCGGTGGTCGAAACGGTTCACTACTTCGTCACCGATGCAGGCGGGGATGTAGCGGTCGTCGAATTCATCAACGGCAAAGCAGTGGTTCGGCACGGCGAGGATTACTGCTTGGAAGACGGCAACCCCAAGACGCAAACCTGCGTGCTGGCAAACTCGTCGTGGGAAGACTCCCAAACCAACCAAGTCAACAACACCAGTCTGTTGCGATATGGCCGGGGAGTTCGCTTGGTCGAGATGGCGAATGACTTGGACGATCAACAGCCCCCCATCGACTACGCCCACCGCTGCTTGCAAATGGTGGCGCAAGGCCATTTGACTCAGTGGAATTTGGTCTACCTGCCAGAGGAGCGTCGGATTCATTTTCGAACTCAAACGTCGCCCCAACAACGATGGATCGACCTGGACGATTTGTCCTTCGAATCCGACCAGCCCCCGCAAGCAATCGATATCGACCAAGACATTCGCGGCGATGTGACGCCGCACATGAACGATGTCACTCACGCCGACAACGAGCGGATTGTGAACCACGCGTTTGATCACTTTGTCCCCGCCGGCTTGCCGAGCCTGATGATCAAACAGCTTCTGTTGGACTACCCGAGCAAGCTTCGGGGCCCGCAAACGGCACCTTGA
- a CDS encoding DUF1559 domain-containing protein — MTCQTTQSSRRSPARLCTDHSAARPTTSTRGFTLVELLVVIAIIGVLVGLLLPAVQSAREAARRMQCGNNLKQIGLGLHVYHDTFNKFPYGWDNRGMTWSGHILPQIEQANLYQTLIFQESGLGNWATDDGPNEEACETVIPTYRCPSMALPLHMDYNGIPQRVPASYRGVAGTLATSDDTSTALPDTISMESLDQDGIFYACSKTKFRDILDGTSNTIMIGESYNNPKFVKDGQGMDYWYIGAPQTDPCRCDGGTGGTEFSEVAGVTITPINAIKRAPLMSGRLMELAFGSYHVGGAHFLKCDGSVAFLTESLAEDVYDALGSRDGGELPGEI, encoded by the coding sequence ATGACCTGTCAGACGACCCAATCGAGTCGCCGATCCCCAGCCCGCCTGTGCACCGATCACTCCGCCGCCCGCCCCACCACATCGACTCGCGGATTCACGTTGGTTGAACTGTTGGTTGTGATCGCCATCATCGGCGTGTTGGTTGGCTTGCTATTGCCCGCCGTACAATCCGCTCGCGAAGCCGCCCGCCGAATGCAGTGCGGCAACAACCTCAAGCAAATCGGATTGGGGCTTCACGTGTATCACGACACGTTCAACAAGTTCCCCTACGGCTGGGACAACCGCGGCATGACCTGGAGCGGCCACATTTTGCCTCAGATTGAACAAGCCAACTTGTACCAGACCCTGATTTTCCAAGAGTCGGGCCTGGGCAACTGGGCCACCGACGATGGCCCCAACGAAGAAGCTTGTGAAACCGTCATTCCGACCTACCGTTGTCCCAGCATGGCGCTGCCATTGCACATGGATTACAACGGCATTCCACAACGCGTTCCCGCCAGTTACCGCGGCGTCGCCGGGACCTTGGCGACCTCGGATGACACCAGCACCGCGCTGCCCGACACAATCTCAATGGAAAGCTTGGACCAAGACGGCATTTTCTACGCCTGCAGCAAAACCAAGTTCCGCGACATCTTGGACGGCACGTCGAACACGATCATGATCGGCGAAAGCTATAACAACCCGAAGTTCGTCAAAGACGGGCAAGGCATGGACTACTGGTACATCGGTGCTCCTCAAACCGACCCTTGCCGCTGCGACGGCGGAACGGGAGGCACGGAATTCTCGGAAGTCGCCGGTGTGACAATCACTCCGATCAACGCTATCAAACGAGCCCCCTTGATGAGCGGCCGATTGATGGAACTGGCGTTCGGAAGCTACCACGTCGGCGGGGCCCACTTCTTGAAGTGCGATGGCTCGGTGGCATTCCTGACCGAATCGCTGGCAGAAGACGTCTACGACGCTCTCGGTTCACGTGACGGTGGCGAACTCCC